GCCGGCGCCGGGAAGAGGCAGGCGAGGACGTGCACCTCCGCGGGACCGTGCACGCCCCGGGTGAGCGAGAGCTCGATGTCGGCGGTCCGGCTCGGCCCGGTGATGAGGTGGGCAGCGGAGGGGAGGGTCTGCCAGCGGGCAGGCAGGTGGAACAGGTCCGCGACCAGCGCATCAAGGGTCAGGACCGCCAGGTGGACGGGGGGCAGGCACGTGACCAGCCGGCCCCGGCTGGATCCGGCGTGCAGGACGAGCGTCCCGGTCTCGGCCACGGCCACATCCACGCCGGAGATGCCGAGGTCCGCCGCGGCCAGCGTCCTGAGCCAGGCTTCCCGGGCGTCGGGGGAGCGGGCCGCCGCCGGCGCCGATTCCACCCTGATGTCCCGGCGGGCGAGGACGGTCGCCGGACCGAGCACTTCCAGGAGCGGGTGCTCCCAGCAGACGGCGCGGCGCACCCGATGCCGGGAGGCCACCTCCAGGATCTGCTCCCGCGCCTCCTCGATGGAGGCTGCCCGCGACGTCACGCAGTTGACCCGCGCCGCCTCGGCCTCGAAGCGGGCGAGAAGCCCCAGCGGGTCCGGGGCAGCGGGGGGAACCGGAGGTGGCGGCGCGGCGGCCGGCCCGCCCCTCACGCGGGTCCGGACGCGCGCCAGGAGGTCATCGAGCTTCATTGCGACTTCGCCACCTCCCCTCTACGCCAGCGGGCCTGGAACGGGCGGGAGGCCAGGGGCGGGAAGTCCCGGCTCGCCGTCCAGGCAGCCAGGGGGCCGGGGAGGCGGGGAATCCGCCCGTGGCGGAGGAAGGGCCGTTGGAGAAAGCGGCCCGCGGCCGCGGCCAGCCGGTAGAGGGTTGGGTGCCGGAGGATCAGGGCTAGTATCCGGAAGGCCAAGCGCTCCCCCGCCGGGGCGGCGCGGTGCTCGACCGCCTCGGCCCGCCGGTGCAGGATCATCCGGGGGATGTCTATCCGGACGGGGCAGACGTCCTGGCAGGCCCCGCACAGGGTCGAGCCGGCGGCGATGGCGTGCGCCTCCGGGCCGGGGGTGAGCATCGGCGTGATGGCGATGCCGATGGGCCCGCCGTACACCGACCCGTAGGCGTGCCCGCCGATCTGCCGATACACGGGGCAGACGTTCAGGCAGGCCCCGCACCGGAGACAGGAGAGGGACTCCTCGAACGCGGTCCCGAGGGCCCCGCTCCGCCCGCTGTCCAG
This sequence is a window from Candidatus Methylomirabilis sp.. Protein-coding genes within it:
- a CDS encoding lactate utilization protein — encoded protein: MKLDDLLARVRTRVRGGPAAAPPPPVPPAAPDPLGLLARFEAEAARVNCVTSRAASIEEAREQILEVASRHRVRRAVCWEHPLLEVLGPATVLARRDIRVESAPAAARSPDAREAWLRTLAAADLGISGVDVAVAETGTLVLHAGSSRGRLVTCLPPVHLAVLTLDALVADLFHLPARWQTLPSAAHLITGPSRTADIELSLTRGVHGPAEVHVLACLFPAPA